From Rhinolophus sinicus isolate RSC01 linkage group LG15, ASM3656204v1, whole genome shotgun sequence, the proteins below share one genomic window:
- the SMIM5 gene encoding small integral membrane protein 5: MGTQLSMAASNFLQEMRSVGERLLLKLQRLPQAEPVEIVAFSVILLFTATVMLLLLVACSCCCAQPRGRKAHVRPVTPP, from the exons ATGGGAACCCAGCTCAGCATGGCAGCCAGCAACTTCCTGCAGGAGATGCGCTCGGTGGGCGAGAGGCTGCTGCTCAAACTGCAGAGGCTGCCCCAGGCCGAGCCCGTGGAGATCGTGGCCTTCTCGGTCATCCTCCTTTTCACAG CCACAGTCATGCTGCTGCTGCTCGTAGCCTGTAGCTGCTGCTGCGCTCAGCCCAGAGGCAGAAAGGCTCACGTGCGGCCCGTGACCCCGCCGTGA
- the ERLN gene encoding endoregulin: MDMDTLITKQKHLWNDEFWENPWDQGSLAVIGLFITMTLFLILFATIFGVCSPLERRNQYEES; the protein is encoded by the coding sequence ATGGACATGGACACACTGATAACTAAACAGAAGCACCTCTGGAATGATGAGTTCTGGGAGAACCCCTGGGACCAGGGGAGCCTGGCAGTGATCGGCTTATTCATCACCATGACCCTGTTTCTCATCTTGTTTGCTACTATATTTGGTGTGTGCTCTCCGCTTGAGAGGCGCAACCAGTATGAAGAGTCGTGA